Proteins co-encoded in one Daphnia carinata strain CSIRO-1 chromosome 3, CSIRO_AGI_Dcar_HiC_V3, whole genome shotgun sequence genomic window:
- the LOC130693061 gene encoding uncharacterized protein LOC130693061 encodes MRADFCFTLLLLTLARQASTTLQEQERKLSTQHQPSVDYDPNSRTALLNINIEEAVLSSGLTLSRQSPQPVNNVDVQVLRWLTNSTECRPIETCKSRMMEDVATVLQSHRICWASDDMTTTAQYDKTIPAGQRQASVLLDHIYTGCYCFRLDFYHDDTIQRACQLLEQPLYLYTDVVEYDVFKWNLSLDLSATSQHDLSLFIKLHDASEFRFYNVQLFRHDDIDDHLMECGETDDPINNQYLNISFPDHAIQEWQVVTFQNLSYGYYCVVVIPDDDRCDPPLIDPDKTCARYSNIVQLREKKTMVLTHYSEMDIWFYLLACVAVTILSICVIIRALLKRKMNPNLIVDDFHSPADILLKQDVTTSTEIPILFLYSNRSINRLAHHVSHLKEAIRNYVPNGKVLDEADDIDLAAIEGVEWFSNHLQVAKPNHIRIVIFLCSEMMRCQEWFLRSKSQADYGDVDQVCCYRLNQLFHHIDENNVYRQVFAIRFDDDLIVGNRSSSSFCLLTPYRSYRWPHDELALLKELGEYLNR; translated from the exons ATGCGTGCAGATTTCTGTTTCACGTTATTGTTACTGACCCTGGCAAGACAG GCATCCACTACCCTACAGGAGCAAGAGAGAAAGTTGTCTACCCAACACCAACCATCAG TCGATTACGATCCAAACAGCCGGACGGCGCTGTTGAACATAAATATTGAGGAGGCAGTTTTGAGCTCGGGTTTGACATTATCCCGGCAGTCTCCTCAGCCTGTCAACAATGTCGATGTTCAAGTATTGCGATGGTTGACCAACAGCACCGAATGTCGCCCCATCGAAACGTGTAAAAGTCGAATGATGGAAGATGTCGCCACTGTTCTCCAGTCACACCGAATTTGTTGGGCAAGCGACGACATGACAACTACAGCCCAGTACGATAAAACCATTCCAGCTGGCCAA AGGCAGGCGTCAGTGTTGCTGGACCATATCTATACCGGATGTTACTGCTTTCGTTTGGATTTCTACCACGATGACACGATTCAAAGAGCTTGTCAACTACTGGAGCAACCACTTTATTTGTATACCGACGTCGTCGAATATGACGTTTTCAAGTGGAACTTGAGCCTTGATTTATCGGCGACCAGCCAGCACGACCTGAGTCTGTTTATCAAACTGCACGACGCGTCTGAATTTCGCTTTTACAACGTCCAACTCTTTCGACATGATGACATTGACGATCATCTGATGGAATGTGGTGAAACGGACGACCCCATCAATAACCAATActtaaacatttcttttccagACCATGCCATCCAGGAATGGCAAGTTGTTACATTCCAGAATTTGTCTTACGGCTATTATTGCGTCGTCGTGATTCCCGACGACGATCGATGTGATCCTCCATTGATTGACCCAGACAAGACCTGCGCCCGTTACAGCAACATTGTCCAACTGAGAG aaaagaagaccaTGGTTCTGACGCATTACTCCGAGATGGATATTTGGTTTTATCTGCTGGCCTGTGTTGCCGTCACCATCTTGTCCATTTGCGTCATCATTCGGGCCTTGCTCAAGCGCAAAATGAATCCAAACTTAATTGTCGATGATTTCCACAGCCCTGCTGACATTCTTTTGAAACAAGATGTTACAACATCAACAGAAATTCCGATACTGTTCTTGTACAGCAATCGATCGATTAACCGATTAGCTCATCACGTTTCACATTTAAAAGAAGCAATTAGGAATTACGTGCCCAATGGGAAG GTTTTGGATGAAGCAGACGACATAGATTTGGCAGCCATTGAGGGAGTTGAGTGGTTCTCTAATCACCTCCAAGTGGCAAAACCCAACCATATCCGCATCGTGATCTTCTTGTGCTCGGAGATGATGCGTTGTCAAGAATGGTTTCTAAGAAGTAAAAGCCAAGCAGATTATGGTGACGTCGATCAAGTTTGTTGTTACCGGCTTAATCAGCTGTTCCATCATATTGATGAAAATAATGTCTATCGGCAAGTTTTCGCTATACG TTTTGATGACGACCTCATTGTAGGAAACCGGAgtagttcttctttttgtttgctgaCGCCCTATCGATCGTATCGTTGGCCTCATGATGAGCTTGCATTACTGAAGGAACTTGGAGAATATTTAAATcgttaa